In a genomic window of Mus pahari chromosome 8, PAHARI_EIJ_v1.1, whole genome shotgun sequence:
- the Gpr18 gene encoding N-arachidonyl glycine receptor, with amino-acid sequence MATLSNHNQLVLSNGSHPEEYKIAALVFYSCIFLIGLFVNVTALWVFSCTTKKRTTVTIYMMNVALLDLVFILSLPFRMFYYAKGEWPFGEYFCHILGALVVFYPSLALWLLALISADRYMAIVQPKYAKELKNTGKALLACVGAWIMTLTTTVPLLLLYEDPDKASSPATCLKISDIIHLKAVNVLNFTRLLFFFLIPLFIMIGCYVVIIHSLLRGQTSKLKPKVKEKSIRIIITLLLQVLVCFVPFHICFAILMLQGEENGYSPWGAFTTFLMNLSTCLDVVLYYIVSKQFQARVISVMLYRNYLRSVRRKSVRSGSLRSLSNINSEML; translated from the coding sequence ATGGCCACCTTGAGCAATCACAACCAGCTTGTTCTTTCTAATGGCTCACACCCAGAGGAATACAAAATCGCAGCCCTGGTCTTCTACAGCTGCATCTTCCTGATTGGGCTGTTTGTTAATGTCACTGCATTGTGGGTTTTCAGCTGTACGACCAAGAAAAGAACCACAGTAACCATCTACATGATGAATGTCGCACTACTGGACCTAGTATTCATACTGAGTCTGCCCTTTCGGATGTTTTACTATGCAAAAGGAGAGTGGCCATTTGGAGAGTACTTCTGCCACATTCTTGGGGCCCTGGTGGTGTTCTACCCAAGCCTTGCTCTGTGGCTTCTCGCTCTCATCAGTGCTGACAGATATATGGCCATCGTACAGCCAAAATAcgccaaggagctgaagaacaCCGGCAAGGCCCTGCTTGCATGTGTGGGGGCCTGGATAATGACCCTGACCACCACTGTCCCCCTGCTACTGCTCTATGAAGACCCAGATAAGGCCTCCTCCCCTGCCACCTGCCTCAAGATCTCCGACATCATCCACTTAAAAGCTGTCAATGTGCTCAACTTCACACGactcctattttttttcctgatcccTTTGTTCATCATGATCGGGTGCTATGTGGTCATCATTCACAGTCTCCTCCGAGGGCAGACGTCTAAGCTGAAGCCCAAGGTCAAGGAGAAGTCCATACGGATCATCATCACGCTCCTGCTGCAGGTGCTCGTCTGCTTCGTGCCCTTCCACATCTGCTTTGCCATCCTGATGCTACAAGGAGAGGAGAACGGCTACAGCCCCTGGGGAGCCTTCACCACCTTCCTCATGAACCTCAGTACCTGTCTCGATGTGGTTCTCTACTACATTGTTTCCAAACAGTTCCAGGCTCGAGTCATCAGTGTCATGCTATACCGCAATTACCTTCGCAGTGTGCGCAGAAAAAGTGTCCGGTCAGGCAGTTTACGGTCACTTAGTAACATTAACAGCGAAATGCTTTGA